From one Drosophila gunungcola strain Sukarami chromosome 2R unlocalized genomic scaffold, Dgunungcola_SK_2 000006F, whole genome shotgun sequence genomic stretch:
- the LOC128254569 gene encoding uncharacterized protein LOC128254569 isoform X6, with the protein MSESEPNSLDFIEDSYLPGIDDLTSTPSLDLEAHDATIDWYDDGQEESEAELYLRNLTLDQIFYDVDSDYTNSLELQAVEAEFIGAKLANQAPSSSMAKRFRLKFFAKRTMRDVKVTFIDFSKPYLAKISNSDNYKRFLNIGHRSRDNTANLSDPASPAASVASAEIAAEFAALSVEEKEQRRAEWSQELARVEEEINTLRTVLASKTRHASDLKRKLGITVWKEVTDDMNQGIKNLKETTVYQSVEQSVGTFTKAVHEAPLYQRTESVLKSTGEKTASVFGSITSGISSKLSQMKNSESMRSIEASVGSAYENVKALSSVVRWRSRSR; encoded by the exons ATGAGCGAATCGGAACCCAATAGCCTGGATTTTATTGAGGACTCTTACCTGCCAGGCATCGATGATCTCACCAGCACACCTTCGCTGGATCTGGAAGCGCATGATGCCACCATAGATTGGTACGACGATGGGCAGGAGGAGAGTGAAGCCGAGCTGTATCTGCGTAATCTGACTCTGGATCAGATCTTCTACGATGTGGATTCGGACTACACCAACAGTCTGGAGCTGCAGGCAGTGGAGGCCGAGTTCATTGGCGCCAAGTTGGCCAACCAGGCACCCAGTTCCTCGATGGCCAAACGCTTCCGCCTGAAGTTCTTTGCCAAGCGAACCATGCGCGACGTTAAGGTCACGTTCATAGACTTCTCCAAACCGTATCTGGCCAAGATATCGAATAGTGATAACTACAAGAGATTTCTCAACATTGGGCATAGAAGTAGAG ATAATACAGCCAACCTTTCGGATCCAGCATCTCCAGCAGCTTCTGTGGCATCCGCAGAAATTGCCGCCGAGTTTGCTGCGCTTTCCGTGGAGGAGAAGGAACAGCGTCGGGCAGAGTGGAGTCAG GAGCTAGCCCGCGTTGAGGAGGAGATCAATACGCTGCGCACCGTTCTCGCCTCGAAGACGCGTCACGCCTCCGATCTCAAGCGCAAACTGGGCATAACCGTCTGGAAGGAGGTGACGGATGATATGAACCAGGGCATTAAGAACCTCAAAGAGACCACTGT ttaCCAATCGGTGGAGCAGAGCGTGGGCACGTTTACTAAAGCCGTGCACGAGGCACCCCT ATACCAACGCACGGAGTCTGTGCTGAAGTCGACGGGCGAGAAGACCGCCTCGGTGTTTGGCAGCATCACCAGTGGCATTTCGTCGAAATTGTCGCAAATGAAAAACTCCGAGTCGATGCGTTCTATCGAGGCTTCGGTGGGCTCTGCCTACGAGAACGTTAAA GCGTTGAGTTCCGTAGTTAGATGGCGGTCCCGATCCCGATAA
- the LOC128254569 gene encoding tumor protein D52 isoform X11: MEDHNTANLSDPASPAASVASAEIAAEFAALSVEEKEQRRAEWSQELARVEEEINTLRTVLASKTRHASDLKRKLGITVWKEVTDDMNQGIKNLKETTVYQRTESVLKSTGEKTASVFGSITSGISSKLSQMKNSESMRSIEASVGSAYENVKALSSVVRWRSRSR, encoded by the exons ATAATACAGCCAACCTTTCGGATCCAGCATCTCCAGCAGCTTCTGTGGCATCCGCAGAAATTGCCGCCGAGTTTGCTGCGCTTTCCGTGGAGGAGAAGGAACAGCGTCGGGCAGAGTGGAGTCAG GAGCTAGCCCGCGTTGAGGAGGAGATCAATACGCTGCGCACCGTTCTCGCCTCGAAGACGCGTCACGCCTCCGATCTCAAGCGCAAACTGGGCATAACCGTCTGGAAGGAGGTGACGGATGATATGAACCAGGGCATTAAGAACCTCAAAGAGACCACTGT ATACCAACGCACGGAGTCTGTGCTGAAGTCGACGGGCGAGAAGACCGCCTCGGTGTTTGGCAGCATCACCAGTGGCATTTCGTCGAAATTGTCGCAAATGAAAAACTCCGAGTCGATGCGTTCTATCGAGGCTTCGGTGGGCTCTGCCTACGAGAACGTTAAA GCGTTGAGTTCCGTAGTTAGATGGCGGTCCCGATCCCGATAA
- the LOC128254569 gene encoding tumor protein D54 isoform X10 has product MEDHNTANLSDPASPAASVASAEIAAEFAALSVEEKEQRRAEWSQELARVEEEINTLRTVLASKTRHASDLKRKLGITVWKEVTDDMNQGIKNLKETTVYQSVEQSVGTFTKAVHEAPLYQRTESVLKSTGEKTASVFGSITSGISSKLSQMKNSESMRSIEASVGSAYENVKALSSVVRWRSRSR; this is encoded by the exons ATAATACAGCCAACCTTTCGGATCCAGCATCTCCAGCAGCTTCTGTGGCATCCGCAGAAATTGCCGCCGAGTTTGCTGCGCTTTCCGTGGAGGAGAAGGAACAGCGTCGGGCAGAGTGGAGTCAG GAGCTAGCCCGCGTTGAGGAGGAGATCAATACGCTGCGCACCGTTCTCGCCTCGAAGACGCGTCACGCCTCCGATCTCAAGCGCAAACTGGGCATAACCGTCTGGAAGGAGGTGACGGATGATATGAACCAGGGCATTAAGAACCTCAAAGAGACCACTGT ttaCCAATCGGTGGAGCAGAGCGTGGGCACGTTTACTAAAGCCGTGCACGAGGCACCCCT ATACCAACGCACGGAGTCTGTGCTGAAGTCGACGGGCGAGAAGACCGCCTCGGTGTTTGGCAGCATCACCAGTGGCATTTCGTCGAAATTGTCGCAAATGAAAAACTCCGAGTCGATGCGTTCTATCGAGGCTTCGGTGGGCTCTGCCTACGAGAACGTTAAA GCGTTGAGTTCCGTAGTTAGATGGCGGTCCCGATCCCGATAA
- the LOC128254569 gene encoding uncharacterized protein LOC128254569 isoform X4, which produces MSESEPNSLDFIEDSYLPGIDDLTSTPSLDLEAHDATIDWYDDGQEESEAELYLRNLTLDQIFYDVDSDYTNSLELQAVEAEFIGAKLANQAPSSSMAKRFRLKFFAKRTMRDVKVTFIDFSKPYLAKISNSDNYKRFLNIGHRSRDNTANLSDPASPAASVASAEIAAEFAALSVEEKEQRRAEWSQELARVEEEINTLRTVLASKTRHASDLKRKLGITVWKEVTDDMNQGIKNLKETTVYQSVEQSVGTFTKAVHEAPLYQRTESVLKSTGEKTASVFGSITSGISSKLSQMKNSESMRSIEASVGSAYENVKVSYEHNNFMCQSHAALSSVVRWRSRSR; this is translated from the exons ATGAGCGAATCGGAACCCAATAGCCTGGATTTTATTGAGGACTCTTACCTGCCAGGCATCGATGATCTCACCAGCACACCTTCGCTGGATCTGGAAGCGCATGATGCCACCATAGATTGGTACGACGATGGGCAGGAGGAGAGTGAAGCCGAGCTGTATCTGCGTAATCTGACTCTGGATCAGATCTTCTACGATGTGGATTCGGACTACACCAACAGTCTGGAGCTGCAGGCAGTGGAGGCCGAGTTCATTGGCGCCAAGTTGGCCAACCAGGCACCCAGTTCCTCGATGGCCAAACGCTTCCGCCTGAAGTTCTTTGCCAAGCGAACCATGCGCGACGTTAAGGTCACGTTCATAGACTTCTCCAAACCGTATCTGGCCAAGATATCGAATAGTGATAACTACAAGAGATTTCTCAACATTGGGCATAGAAGTAGAG ATAATACAGCCAACCTTTCGGATCCAGCATCTCCAGCAGCTTCTGTGGCATCCGCAGAAATTGCCGCCGAGTTTGCTGCGCTTTCCGTGGAGGAGAAGGAACAGCGTCGGGCAGAGTGGAGTCAG GAGCTAGCCCGCGTTGAGGAGGAGATCAATACGCTGCGCACCGTTCTCGCCTCGAAGACGCGTCACGCCTCCGATCTCAAGCGCAAACTGGGCATAACCGTCTGGAAGGAGGTGACGGATGATATGAACCAGGGCATTAAGAACCTCAAAGAGACCACTGT ttaCCAATCGGTGGAGCAGAGCGTGGGCACGTTTACTAAAGCCGTGCACGAGGCACCCCT ATACCAACGCACGGAGTCTGTGCTGAAGTCGACGGGCGAGAAGACCGCCTCGGTGTTTGGCAGCATCACCAGTGGCATTTCGTCGAAATTGTCGCAAATGAAAAACTCCGAGTCGATGCGTTCTATCGAGGCTTCGGTGGGCTCTGCCTACGAGAACGTTAAAGTAAGCTATGAACACAACAATTTTATGTGCCAATCTCATGCG GCGTTGAGTTCCGTAGTTAGATGGCGGTCCCGATCCCGATAA
- the LOC128254569 gene encoding tumor protein D54 isoform X7, protein MEDHNTANLSDPASPAASVASAEIAAEFAALSVEEKEQRRAEWSQELARVEEEINTLRTVLASKTRHASDLKRKLGITVWKEVTDDMNQGIKNLKETTVYQSVEQSVGTFTKAVHEAPLYQRTESVLKSTGEKTASVFGSITSGISSKLSQMKNSESMRSIEASVGSAYENVKVSYEHNNFMCQSHATKVTSRSGSVSSFPDAMDEHNTSSGLNSPTDSLTK, encoded by the exons ATAATACAGCCAACCTTTCGGATCCAGCATCTCCAGCAGCTTCTGTGGCATCCGCAGAAATTGCCGCCGAGTTTGCTGCGCTTTCCGTGGAGGAGAAGGAACAGCGTCGGGCAGAGTGGAGTCAG GAGCTAGCCCGCGTTGAGGAGGAGATCAATACGCTGCGCACCGTTCTCGCCTCGAAGACGCGTCACGCCTCCGATCTCAAGCGCAAACTGGGCATAACCGTCTGGAAGGAGGTGACGGATGATATGAACCAGGGCATTAAGAACCTCAAAGAGACCACTGT ttaCCAATCGGTGGAGCAGAGCGTGGGCACGTTTACTAAAGCCGTGCACGAGGCACCCCT ATACCAACGCACGGAGTCTGTGCTGAAGTCGACGGGCGAGAAGACCGCCTCGGTGTTTGGCAGCATCACCAGTGGCATTTCGTCGAAATTGTCGCAAATGAAAAACTCCGAGTCGATGCGTTCTATCGAGGCTTCGGTGGGCTCTGCCTACGAGAACGTTAAAGTAAGCTATGAACACAACAATTTTATGTGCCAATCTCATGCG ACCAAGGTGACATCCCGGTCGGGCTCGGTTTCCAGTTTCCCAGACGCCATGGACGAGCACAACACATCCTCGGGCCTGAACTCACCCACAGACTCACTCACTAAATAG
- the LOC128254569 gene encoding tumor protein D52 isoform X9 gives MEDHNTANLSDPASPAASVASAEIAAEFAALSVEEKEQRRAEWSQELARVEEEINTLRTVLASKTRHASDLKRKLGITVWKEVTDDMNQGIKNLKETTVYQRTESVLKSTGEKTASVFGSITSGISSKLSQMKNSESMRSIEASVGSAYENVKTKVTSRSGSVSSFPDAMDEHNTSSGLNSPTDSLTK, from the exons ATAATACAGCCAACCTTTCGGATCCAGCATCTCCAGCAGCTTCTGTGGCATCCGCAGAAATTGCCGCCGAGTTTGCTGCGCTTTCCGTGGAGGAGAAGGAACAGCGTCGGGCAGAGTGGAGTCAG GAGCTAGCCCGCGTTGAGGAGGAGATCAATACGCTGCGCACCGTTCTCGCCTCGAAGACGCGTCACGCCTCCGATCTCAAGCGCAAACTGGGCATAACCGTCTGGAAGGAGGTGACGGATGATATGAACCAGGGCATTAAGAACCTCAAAGAGACCACTGT ATACCAACGCACGGAGTCTGTGCTGAAGTCGACGGGCGAGAAGACCGCCTCGGTGTTTGGCAGCATCACCAGTGGCATTTCGTCGAAATTGTCGCAAATGAAAAACTCCGAGTCGATGCGTTCTATCGAGGCTTCGGTGGGCTCTGCCTACGAGAACGTTAAA ACCAAGGTGACATCCCGGTCGGGCTCGGTTTCCAGTTTCCCAGACGCCATGGACGAGCACAACACATCCTCGGGCCTGAACTCACCCACAGACTCACTCACTAAATAG
- the LOC128254569 gene encoding uncharacterized protein LOC128254569 isoform X3, translating to MSESEPNSLDFIEDSYLPGIDDLTSTPSLDLEAHDATIDWYDDGQEESEAELYLRNLTLDQIFYDVDSDYTNSLELQAVEAEFIGAKLANQAPSSSMAKRFRLKFFAKRTMRDVKVTFIDFSKPYLAKISNSDNYKRFLNIGHRSRDNTANLSDPASPAASVASAEIAAEFAALSVEEKEQRRAEWSQELARVEEEINTLRTVLASKTRHASDLKRKLGITVWKEVTDDMNQGIKNLKETTVYQRTESVLKSTGEKTASVFGSITSGISSKLSQMKNSESMRSIEASVGSAYENVKVSYEHNNFMCQSHATKVTSRSGSVSSFPDAMDEHNTSSGLNSPTDSLTK from the exons ATGAGCGAATCGGAACCCAATAGCCTGGATTTTATTGAGGACTCTTACCTGCCAGGCATCGATGATCTCACCAGCACACCTTCGCTGGATCTGGAAGCGCATGATGCCACCATAGATTGGTACGACGATGGGCAGGAGGAGAGTGAAGCCGAGCTGTATCTGCGTAATCTGACTCTGGATCAGATCTTCTACGATGTGGATTCGGACTACACCAACAGTCTGGAGCTGCAGGCAGTGGAGGCCGAGTTCATTGGCGCCAAGTTGGCCAACCAGGCACCCAGTTCCTCGATGGCCAAACGCTTCCGCCTGAAGTTCTTTGCCAAGCGAACCATGCGCGACGTTAAGGTCACGTTCATAGACTTCTCCAAACCGTATCTGGCCAAGATATCGAATAGTGATAACTACAAGAGATTTCTCAACATTGGGCATAGAAGTAGAG ATAATACAGCCAACCTTTCGGATCCAGCATCTCCAGCAGCTTCTGTGGCATCCGCAGAAATTGCCGCCGAGTTTGCTGCGCTTTCCGTGGAGGAGAAGGAACAGCGTCGGGCAGAGTGGAGTCAG GAGCTAGCCCGCGTTGAGGAGGAGATCAATACGCTGCGCACCGTTCTCGCCTCGAAGACGCGTCACGCCTCCGATCTCAAGCGCAAACTGGGCATAACCGTCTGGAAGGAGGTGACGGATGATATGAACCAGGGCATTAAGAACCTCAAAGAGACCACTGT ATACCAACGCACGGAGTCTGTGCTGAAGTCGACGGGCGAGAAGACCGCCTCGGTGTTTGGCAGCATCACCAGTGGCATTTCGTCGAAATTGTCGCAAATGAAAAACTCCGAGTCGATGCGTTCTATCGAGGCTTCGGTGGGCTCTGCCTACGAGAACGTTAAAGTAAGCTATGAACACAACAATTTTATGTGCCAATCTCATGCG ACCAAGGTGACATCCCGGTCGGGCTCGGTTTCCAGTTTCCCAGACGCCATGGACGAGCACAACACATCCTCGGGCCTGAACTCACCCACAGACTCACTCACTAAATAG
- the LOC128254569 gene encoding uncharacterized protein LOC128254569 isoform X1, whose amino-acid sequence MSESEPNSLDFIEDSYLPGIDDLTSTPSLDLEAHDATIDWYDDGQEESEAELYLRNLTLDQIFYDVDSDYTNSLELQAVEAEFIGAKLANQAPSSSMAKRFRLKFFAKRTMRDVKVTFIDFSKPYLAKISNSDNYKRFLNIGHRSRDNTANLSDPASPAASVASAEIAAEFAALSVEEKEQRRAEWSQELARVEEEINTLRTVLASKTRHASDLKRKLGITVWKEVTDDMNQGIKNLKETTVYQSVEQSVGTFTKAVHEAPLYQRTESVLKSTGEKTASVFGSITSGISSKLSQMKNSESMRSIEASVGSAYENVKVSYEHNNFMCQSHATKVTSRSGSVSSFPDAMDEHNTSSGLNSPTDSLTK is encoded by the exons ATGAGCGAATCGGAACCCAATAGCCTGGATTTTATTGAGGACTCTTACCTGCCAGGCATCGATGATCTCACCAGCACACCTTCGCTGGATCTGGAAGCGCATGATGCCACCATAGATTGGTACGACGATGGGCAGGAGGAGAGTGAAGCCGAGCTGTATCTGCGTAATCTGACTCTGGATCAGATCTTCTACGATGTGGATTCGGACTACACCAACAGTCTGGAGCTGCAGGCAGTGGAGGCCGAGTTCATTGGCGCCAAGTTGGCCAACCAGGCACCCAGTTCCTCGATGGCCAAACGCTTCCGCCTGAAGTTCTTTGCCAAGCGAACCATGCGCGACGTTAAGGTCACGTTCATAGACTTCTCCAAACCGTATCTGGCCAAGATATCGAATAGTGATAACTACAAGAGATTTCTCAACATTGGGCATAGAAGTAGAG ATAATACAGCCAACCTTTCGGATCCAGCATCTCCAGCAGCTTCTGTGGCATCCGCAGAAATTGCCGCCGAGTTTGCTGCGCTTTCCGTGGAGGAGAAGGAACAGCGTCGGGCAGAGTGGAGTCAG GAGCTAGCCCGCGTTGAGGAGGAGATCAATACGCTGCGCACCGTTCTCGCCTCGAAGACGCGTCACGCCTCCGATCTCAAGCGCAAACTGGGCATAACCGTCTGGAAGGAGGTGACGGATGATATGAACCAGGGCATTAAGAACCTCAAAGAGACCACTGT ttaCCAATCGGTGGAGCAGAGCGTGGGCACGTTTACTAAAGCCGTGCACGAGGCACCCCT ATACCAACGCACGGAGTCTGTGCTGAAGTCGACGGGCGAGAAGACCGCCTCGGTGTTTGGCAGCATCACCAGTGGCATTTCGTCGAAATTGTCGCAAATGAAAAACTCCGAGTCGATGCGTTCTATCGAGGCTTCGGTGGGCTCTGCCTACGAGAACGTTAAAGTAAGCTATGAACACAACAATTTTATGTGCCAATCTCATGCG ACCAAGGTGACATCCCGGTCGGGCTCGGTTTCCAGTTTCCCAGACGCCATGGACGAGCACAACACATCCTCGGGCCTGAACTCACCCACAGACTCACTCACTAAATAG
- the LOC128254569 gene encoding tumor protein D54 isoform X8 yields MEDHNTANLSDPASPAASVASAEIAAEFAALSVEEKEQRRAEWSQELARVEEEINTLRTVLASKTRHASDLKRKLGITVWKEVTDDMNQGIKNLKETTVYQSVEQSVGTFTKAVHEAPLYQRTESVLKSTGEKTASVFGSITSGISSKLSQMKNSESMRSIEASVGSAYENVKTKVTSRSGSVSSFPDAMDEHNTSSGLNSPTDSLTK; encoded by the exons ATAATACAGCCAACCTTTCGGATCCAGCATCTCCAGCAGCTTCTGTGGCATCCGCAGAAATTGCCGCCGAGTTTGCTGCGCTTTCCGTGGAGGAGAAGGAACAGCGTCGGGCAGAGTGGAGTCAG GAGCTAGCCCGCGTTGAGGAGGAGATCAATACGCTGCGCACCGTTCTCGCCTCGAAGACGCGTCACGCCTCCGATCTCAAGCGCAAACTGGGCATAACCGTCTGGAAGGAGGTGACGGATGATATGAACCAGGGCATTAAGAACCTCAAAGAGACCACTGT ttaCCAATCGGTGGAGCAGAGCGTGGGCACGTTTACTAAAGCCGTGCACGAGGCACCCCT ATACCAACGCACGGAGTCTGTGCTGAAGTCGACGGGCGAGAAGACCGCCTCGGTGTTTGGCAGCATCACCAGTGGCATTTCGTCGAAATTGTCGCAAATGAAAAACTCCGAGTCGATGCGTTCTATCGAGGCTTCGGTGGGCTCTGCCTACGAGAACGTTAAA ACCAAGGTGACATCCCGGTCGGGCTCGGTTTCCAGTTTCCCAGACGCCATGGACGAGCACAACACATCCTCGGGCCTGAACTCACCCACAGACTCACTCACTAAATAG
- the LOC128254569 gene encoding tumor protein D52 isoform X2, translated as MSESEPNSLDFIEDSYLPGIDDLTSTPSLDLEAHDATIDWYDDGQEESEAELYLRNLTLDQIFYDVDSDYTNSLELQAVEAEFIGAKLANQAPSSSMAKRFRLKFFAKRTMRDVKVTFIDFSKPYLAKISNSDNYKRFLNIGHRSRDNTANLSDPASPAASVASAEIAAEFAALSVEEKEQRRAEWSQELARVEEEINTLRTVLASKTRHASDLKRKLGITVWKEVTDDMNQGIKNLKETTVYQSVEQSVGTFTKAVHEAPLYQRTESVLKSTGEKTASVFGSITSGISSKLSQMKNSESMRSIEASVGSAYENVKTKVTSRSGSVSSFPDAMDEHNTSSGLNSPTDSLTK; from the exons ATGAGCGAATCGGAACCCAATAGCCTGGATTTTATTGAGGACTCTTACCTGCCAGGCATCGATGATCTCACCAGCACACCTTCGCTGGATCTGGAAGCGCATGATGCCACCATAGATTGGTACGACGATGGGCAGGAGGAGAGTGAAGCCGAGCTGTATCTGCGTAATCTGACTCTGGATCAGATCTTCTACGATGTGGATTCGGACTACACCAACAGTCTGGAGCTGCAGGCAGTGGAGGCCGAGTTCATTGGCGCCAAGTTGGCCAACCAGGCACCCAGTTCCTCGATGGCCAAACGCTTCCGCCTGAAGTTCTTTGCCAAGCGAACCATGCGCGACGTTAAGGTCACGTTCATAGACTTCTCCAAACCGTATCTGGCCAAGATATCGAATAGTGATAACTACAAGAGATTTCTCAACATTGGGCATAGAAGTAGAG ATAATACAGCCAACCTTTCGGATCCAGCATCTCCAGCAGCTTCTGTGGCATCCGCAGAAATTGCCGCCGAGTTTGCTGCGCTTTCCGTGGAGGAGAAGGAACAGCGTCGGGCAGAGTGGAGTCAG GAGCTAGCCCGCGTTGAGGAGGAGATCAATACGCTGCGCACCGTTCTCGCCTCGAAGACGCGTCACGCCTCCGATCTCAAGCGCAAACTGGGCATAACCGTCTGGAAGGAGGTGACGGATGATATGAACCAGGGCATTAAGAACCTCAAAGAGACCACTGT ttaCCAATCGGTGGAGCAGAGCGTGGGCACGTTTACTAAAGCCGTGCACGAGGCACCCCT ATACCAACGCACGGAGTCTGTGCTGAAGTCGACGGGCGAGAAGACCGCCTCGGTGTTTGGCAGCATCACCAGTGGCATTTCGTCGAAATTGTCGCAAATGAAAAACTCCGAGTCGATGCGTTCTATCGAGGCTTCGGTGGGCTCTGCCTACGAGAACGTTAAA ACCAAGGTGACATCCCGGTCGGGCTCGGTTTCCAGTTTCCCAGACGCCATGGACGAGCACAACACATCCTCGGGCCTGAACTCACCCACAGACTCACTCACTAAATAG
- the LOC128254569 gene encoding tumor protein D52 isoform X5 produces MSESEPNSLDFIEDSYLPGIDDLTSTPSLDLEAHDATIDWYDDGQEESEAELYLRNLTLDQIFYDVDSDYTNSLELQAVEAEFIGAKLANQAPSSSMAKRFRLKFFAKRTMRDVKVTFIDFSKPYLAKISNSDNYKRFLNIGHRSRDNTANLSDPASPAASVASAEIAAEFAALSVEEKEQRRAEWSQELARVEEEINTLRTVLASKTRHASDLKRKLGITVWKEVTDDMNQGIKNLKETTVYQRTESVLKSTGEKTASVFGSITSGISSKLSQMKNSESMRSIEASVGSAYENVKTKVTSRSGSVSSFPDAMDEHNTSSGLNSPTDSLTK; encoded by the exons ATGAGCGAATCGGAACCCAATAGCCTGGATTTTATTGAGGACTCTTACCTGCCAGGCATCGATGATCTCACCAGCACACCTTCGCTGGATCTGGAAGCGCATGATGCCACCATAGATTGGTACGACGATGGGCAGGAGGAGAGTGAAGCCGAGCTGTATCTGCGTAATCTGACTCTGGATCAGATCTTCTACGATGTGGATTCGGACTACACCAACAGTCTGGAGCTGCAGGCAGTGGAGGCCGAGTTCATTGGCGCCAAGTTGGCCAACCAGGCACCCAGTTCCTCGATGGCCAAACGCTTCCGCCTGAAGTTCTTTGCCAAGCGAACCATGCGCGACGTTAAGGTCACGTTCATAGACTTCTCCAAACCGTATCTGGCCAAGATATCGAATAGTGATAACTACAAGAGATTTCTCAACATTGGGCATAGAAGTAGAG ATAATACAGCCAACCTTTCGGATCCAGCATCTCCAGCAGCTTCTGTGGCATCCGCAGAAATTGCCGCCGAGTTTGCTGCGCTTTCCGTGGAGGAGAAGGAACAGCGTCGGGCAGAGTGGAGTCAG GAGCTAGCCCGCGTTGAGGAGGAGATCAATACGCTGCGCACCGTTCTCGCCTCGAAGACGCGTCACGCCTCCGATCTCAAGCGCAAACTGGGCATAACCGTCTGGAAGGAGGTGACGGATGATATGAACCAGGGCATTAAGAACCTCAAAGAGACCACTGT ATACCAACGCACGGAGTCTGTGCTGAAGTCGACGGGCGAGAAGACCGCCTCGGTGTTTGGCAGCATCACCAGTGGCATTTCGTCGAAATTGTCGCAAATGAAAAACTCCGAGTCGATGCGTTCTATCGAGGCTTCGGTGGGCTCTGCCTACGAGAACGTTAAA ACCAAGGTGACATCCCGGTCGGGCTCGGTTTCCAGTTTCCCAGACGCCATGGACGAGCACAACACATCCTCGGGCCTGAACTCACCCACAGACTCACTCACTAAATAG